Sequence from the Schaalia sp. 19OD2882 genome:
TCCGCGCATGCTGCCCGCCCTCGTCGGCATGATGGCACCCGGAGGAGAGGGGGTGCACCGTCTCGCCGCCGTTGTCGACGTGCGCTCGCGTGCGTTCTTCACGGATCTGCTGGAGACCCTGGACCAGCTCAAACTCATGGGTGCCGCCTACAGGGTCGTTTTCCTCGAAGCCTCTCCGGAGACCCTGGTCCGCCGCTACGAGTCGAACCGGCGCCCCCATCCCCTGCAAGGGGAGGGCACCATCCTGGACGGCATCGCCGCCGAGGCGCGCCTGCTCGAACCTCTCAGGCGCGTCGCCGACGAGATCGTCGACACCTCCGGAATGAGTGTCCACGACCTCACACGACACATTCGTGACGTGGTCGCCGGCGCGGAGGAGCGGCCCCTGAGGGTCACCGTCGAGTCCTTCGGATTCAAGTACGGGCTGCCGCTGGATGCCGATCATGTCCTGGACGTCCGCTTCCTGAAGAACCCGTACTGGGTCGACGAGTTGCGTCACCTCACCGGCCGTGACCAGGCAGTGGCCCAGTACGTCCTGTCGCAGCCCGGCGCCCGAGACCTGGCGATCGGCTACGCGGACCTGCTGGCGACGATGCTGCCCGGCTACCTGGCCGAACTCAAGCCCTTCGCGACCATCGCCATCGGCTGCACCGGCGGGAAGCACCGTTCTGTGGCCACCACCGAGGTCGTCGCTTCGCGTCTGCGTGAGAAGGGCTTCGCCGTCAGGGTCGTCCACCGCGACCTGGGAAGGGAATGATGGTCTACCTCGATGCTGCGGGCTGGGTCCAACGCGGCGAATCCGGGCCCTCGGTCGTCGCCCTGGGCGGTGGTCACGGGCTGTCCGCCACCTTGCGGGCCCTGCGTCACATCACCCGCCGCCTGACCGCAGTGGTCACTGTGGCCGACGACGGCGGTTCCTCGGGGCGTCTGCGCAACGAGATGGAGGTCTTGCCCCCGGGTGATCTGCGCATGGCGTTGGCCTCCCTGTGTGAAGAAAGCGAATGGGGACTGACATGGCGTGACGTCATGCAGACGCGGCTGTCCACCACGGGGCACCTGGACGGGCACGCCTTGGGCAACCTTCTCATCGCGGGACTGTGGCAGTTGCTCGACGACCCGATCGAAGGCCTGGACCTTGTGGGGCGCCTTCTCGGGGCCTCCGGCCGGGTCCTGCCCATGTCGTCGGTGCCCCTGCACATCGAGGCGGACATGGACGATGCAGGACACACCTACTCCGTGTCCGGCCAGTCCCGCGTCGCGGTGGCGCCCGGCAGGGTGACCCACGTGCGTCTGCAACCCACCGAACCACCCGTTCCCGCTCAGGTGCGCACGGCGATCTCCGAGGCCGACTGGGTGGTCCTCGGGCCGGGCTCCTGGTACACCAGCGTCATACCGCACCTGCTGGTGCCGGAACTGCACCGGGACCTCGTGACGACGGACGCCCACCGCGCCCTCGTCCTCAACTTGGCACGCCAGCGCGGAGAGACGGACACGATGACCACCGCCGACCATGTGCGGGTGCTTCGTGAATACGCCCCTGACTTCAAATTGGACGTCGTCATCGCCGACCCCACGGCCACCGACGACATCGACGAGCTCTTCGCCGCCAGCGAGGAGATGGGTGCTCGAATCCTCCTGCGCCAGGTGCGCACCGGTGACGGAGCCCCGCACCACGACCCGCTGCGTCTGGCGGCCGCCCTGAGGGACGCCTTCGACGGGTTCCTCGGTGAGGTCGGCCGCAGTGAGCCGTGGTTGAGCTGACCGGACCCCATCAACGATCCGACCCCGAAAGGACCCCAGGTGTCCCTCACCAGTGACATGAAGGACGAGCTGGCCCGCATGGCCGTCACCCAACAGGCCGTGATGGCTGCCGAGGTCTCCGCGACCCTGCGCTTCGCCGGTGGCCTGCACCTTGTGGGCGGACGGATCCTCATCGAGGCCGAACTCGATTCGCCCGTGGCCGCCAGGCGGCTGTGTGCATTCCTCGGGGCCCTGTACAACGCCGAGTCGACGGTCGTCGTCGTCTCGGGCGGGTCGCTGCGGCGGGGCAAACGATACGTCGTCCGAGTCGTCAAGAGGGCCGACGAGATCGCCCGGCTCACGGGCCTGGTCGACTCCTCACGACTTCCTGTGCGCGGACTGCCGCCGCTGCTGGTGGCCGGTGGCACCGCAATCGCCGCCGCCACGTGGAGGGGCGCGTTCCTGGCGCGCGGTTCCCTCATGGAGCCTGGACGATCCTCGTCACTGGAGATCACCTGCCCTGGCCCGGAGGTGGCGTTGGCCATGGTGGGCGCCGCCCGCAAACTCGGCGCACAGGCCCGATCGAAGGAAGTGCGTGGCACTGACCGGGTGTCGGTGCGCGATGCGGAAGGCATCGCCCTGGTCATCGAAGCCATGGGAGCCGCCGCCACCCACGAGACCTGGCAGCAGCGCCGCGAACGCCGAGAGGCCCGGGGCAGTGCGAATCGCCTGGCGAACTTCGACGACGCGAACCTGCGGCGTTCTGCGCGTGCGGCGGTGGCAGCGGGGGCCCGGGTCGAGCGGGCCTTCGAGATCCTCGGGGAGGAGGTCCCCGCTCACCTGCTGGAGGCCGGCCGTCTGCGCCTGGAGTTCAAGCAGGCGTCCTTGGAGGAACTCGGCAAGAAGACCGACCCGCCGCTCACGAAGGACGCGGTGGCCGGGCGCATTCGACGTCTTCTGGCCATGGCCGACAAAGCCGCACATGAGCGGGGAATCCCGGACACCGAGGCGGCCCTGACCCTGGACATGTTCGAGGACGACTGAGCTCCGAGGTGCCTTCGACAGACGGGCCTTGCAATGAGTGGGGACGTAGGACACTGACGCAGGTCACAAAGCGGTGTAGATTTGAGGGTGCTGGAACCGCAGTTCGCTGCGGCACGGACCGGCACCCGTCGGACCCGTGAACGACACGATGTGCCCGCTTGGGCGGGCACCAGCAGGAGGACAACAGTGACCACTCGCGTTGGCATCAACGGCTTCGGCCGCATCGGACGCAACTTCTTCCGCGCCGCCCTCGAGCAGGGTGCGGACATCGAGATCGTCGCGGTCAACGACCTGACCGACAACAAGACCCTTGCCCACCTGCTCAAGTACGACTCGATCCTGGGCCGTTTCTCCGGTGAGGTCTCCTACGACGACGAGTACATCATCGTCAACGGCAAGAAGATCCGCGCCCTGGCCGAGCGCAACCCCGCCGACCTGCCTTGGGGCGAGCTCGGCGTGGACGTCGTCATCGAGTCGACCGGCTTCTTCACCGACGGCGAGAAGGCCAAGGCCCACCTGGAGGCCGGCGCCAAGAAGGTCCTCATCTCCGCTCCCGCGAAGAATGTCGACGGCACCTTCGTCATGGGCGTGAACGAGGGCGACTACGACAACGAGACCATGCACATCGTCTCGAACGCCTCGTGCACCACCAACTGCCTGGCCCCCCTTGCCAAGGTCCTGCACGCCGAGTTCGGCATCGTCCGCGGCATCATGACCACCATCCACTCCTACACCGGTGACCAGCGCGTCCTGGACGCCCCGCACTCGGACCTGCGTCGCGCCCGCGCCGCCGCCCTCAACATGATCCCCACCAAGACCGGCGCCGCCCAGGCTGTCGCCCTGGTCCTGCCGGAGCTCAAGGGCAAGTTCGACGGCCTGGCCGTGCGTGTTCCCACCCCGACGGGCTCCCTGACCGACCTCACCTTCCAGGCCGAGAAGCCGGTCGACGTCGAGTCCGTCAAGGCCGCCGTCAAGGCCGCTGCCGAGGGTGAGCTCAAGGGCATCCTGCTCTACACCGAGG
This genomic interval carries:
- the gap gene encoding type I glyceraldehyde-3-phosphate dehydrogenase; the encoded protein is MTTRVGINGFGRIGRNFFRAALEQGADIEIVAVNDLTDNKTLAHLLKYDSILGRFSGEVSYDDEYIIVNGKKIRALAERNPADLPWGELGVDVVIESTGFFTDGEKAKAHLEAGAKKVLISAPAKNVDGTFVMGVNEGDYDNETMHIVSNASCTTNCLAPLAKVLHAEFGIVRGIMTTIHSYTGDQRVLDAPHSDLRRARAAALNMIPTKTGAAQAVALVLPELKGKFDGLAVRVPTPTGSLTDLTFQAEKPVDVESVKAAVKAAAEGELKGILLYTEDPIVSTDIVGDPHSSIFDATETKVIGDLVKVLSWYDNEWGYSNRLVELAALVGSKLA
- the yvcK gene encoding uridine diphosphate-N-acetylglucosamine-binding protein YvcK; its protein translation is MVYLDAAGWVQRGESGPSVVALGGGHGLSATLRALRHITRRLTAVVTVADDGGSSGRLRNEMEVLPPGDLRMALASLCEESEWGLTWRDVMQTRLSTTGHLDGHALGNLLIAGLWQLLDDPIEGLDLVGRLLGASGRVLPMSSVPLHIEADMDDAGHTYSVSGQSRVAVAPGRVTHVRLQPTEPPVPAQVRTAISEADWVVLGPGSWYTSVIPHLLVPELHRDLVTTDAHRALVLNLARQRGETDTMTTADHVRVLREYAPDFKLDVVIADPTATDDIDELFAASEEMGARILLRQVRTGDGAPHHDPLRLAAALRDAFDGFLGEVGRSEPWLS
- the rapZ gene encoding RNase adapter RapZ; protein product: MSPRDPGTEVDPPTVPHGIPLLDEKAAPVVGETNEVLIITGCSGAGRTGAARALEDLDWYVVDNLPPRMLPALVGMMAPGGEGVHRLAAVVDVRSRAFFTDLLETLDQLKLMGAAYRVVFLEASPETLVRRYESNRRPHPLQGEGTILDGIAAEARLLEPLRRVADEIVDTSGMSVHDLTRHIRDVVAGAEERPLRVTVESFGFKYGLPLDADHVLDVRFLKNPYWVDELRHLTGRDQAVAQYVLSQPGARDLAIGYADLLATMLPGYLAELKPFATIAIGCTGGKHRSVATTEVVASRLREKGFAVRVVHRDLGRE
- the whiA gene encoding DNA-binding protein WhiA: MSLTSDMKDELARMAVTQQAVMAAEVSATLRFAGGLHLVGGRILIEAELDSPVAARRLCAFLGALYNAESTVVVVSGGSLRRGKRYVVRVVKRADEIARLTGLVDSSRLPVRGLPPLLVAGGTAIAAATWRGAFLARGSLMEPGRSSSLEITCPGPEVALAMVGAARKLGAQARSKEVRGTDRVSVRDAEGIALVIEAMGAAATHETWQQRRERREARGSANRLANFDDANLRRSARAAVAAGARVERAFEILGEEVPAHLLEAGRLRLEFKQASLEELGKKTDPPLTKDAVAGRIRRLLAMADKAAHERGIPDTEAALTLDMFEDD